The following are from one region of the Coccinella septempunctata chromosome 7, icCocSept1.1, whole genome shotgun sequence genome:
- the LOC123317290 gene encoding ankyrin repeat domain-containing protein 12-like isoform X3 — protein MKVLNVGSYLEGIKLLKRVDMSDDSRNSQKITGYLEKRGKLKLMNSWKRYWFVLEGHLLLYYGSKEEYDALSPCKGTITLGPTCTIKPYQSTPSKFQITTRSGCAITLRAESVAEQNKWMQAVYSTVNENQKIDISPTKLCHFRYSTERVDTLATNADQQKSDNIPVPTEAEPSPTRTLEKDEGQLLERLQRIGARSYCENIVSNHQKIVNKTTKPKKLDLTSNDKVLTNEVKSETATVSPRRLQFSPKIPKITEEPTATKEEMVILEDDDYCVCTLDKNEEVEVPKNSPTTSHRSISFSDAREVFNRSQANNTSTKIRNKNSSESNVSERNHGSPKVPGKMRYFNRENSKIMEIKEDNNNNPNKEVEEKSEEEKLANSDGIAENEKPESMPTDKEPQQNTQKLEDASSGNQENLDLRKNEKQSSRISLLGNYYETEPEKPTSYQDFRENELYVKKLEKSNEISEPNEELYSEPKSFEDATTRRENPEFKFPPPPFEAYASIDDLTSDEITEDDEYLYEEPEDFIWQNEIYEPSINQNEQITKIKDIKKPFRTDVDIDDDLYEEVDMDFVYKKSIERGKDSFEVPAKPRSESEESDMNMYEEVDFKDNSRMHRQVSGVQMENDLYAETEKENPLKDFKYHHPKHAENDRKLEEKTKKDSYNQSHAQSRNEVQIENDLYSEPTKLFDKDQKSTLNPIEQRPSTKELQIENEIYAEPNQVFGKMVSLKTDKTEVKDEKHISAQEFQMENDLYSEPNIISEKTNKFQRESSEDEAFYTEPDFKPIFSRQNSRTEKGTMDKTYTDKQRNFKFRENELYSQPNSEELDEERRSVEFDEEINVYEDPDQLKLMSQIKEKKKKLQKSEELKKQDNFIQRLLKQVTRKHGEKSDKGSSCDNADETLALLADIQVLLEKKKQYIKEMVTSGSKPNHRRILSETNATVENKDKSLMRTFSIGLNEEYSVVRDCIGDENEVIYSEVEMMDRSSKELKDIIEDLLSRYKTNEQKESDFQPCTEKD, from the exons ATGAAAGTTTTAAATGTTGGATCATATCTCGAAGGAATAAAACTGTTGAAGCGT GTTGATATGTCTGATGACTCCAGAAACTCCCAAAAGATCACCGGTTACCTAGAGAAACGCGGGAAATTG AAATTGATGAATTCATGGAAAAGATATTGGTTCGTACTCGAAGGACATCTGCTTCTTTACTACGGCTCCAAAGAAGAATACGATGCTCTATCACCCTGCAAAGGTACCATAACATTGGGCCCCACCTGTACCATAAAACCCTACCAGTCAACCCCTTCCAAATTTCAAATCACGACCAGATCAGGCTGCGCCATAACTTTG AGAGCTGAGTCTGTAGCGGAACAGAACAAATGGATGCAAGCCGTCTATTCCACCGTGAACGAAAACCAGAAGATCGACATAAGTCCAACAAAGCTGTGCCATTTCAGATATTCAACGGAGAGAGTTGACACGTTGGCGACCAATGCTGATCAACAGAAG TCGGATAATATACCAGTTCCTACAGAAGCCGAGCCATCTCCTACGAGAACTTTGGAAAAGGACGAAGGACAACTCCTGGAGAGGTTACAGAGGATTGGCGCCAGATCTTACTGTGAAAACATAGTTTCCAATCACCAGAAGATAGTGAACAAAACCACCAAACCAAAAAAACTAGATTTGACATCGAACGATAAAGTTTTAACGAATGAGGTTAAATCAGAAACTGCAACAGTTTCTCCAAGAAGGCTTCAATTTTCCcccaaaattcccaaaataaCTGAAGAACCAACAGCAACCAAAGAAGAAATGGTGATCCTCGAAGACGATGATTATTGTGTATGTACCCTCGACAAgaatgaagaggttgaagttCCTAAAAACTCACCCACCACATCACACAGAAGCATCAGTTTTTCTGATGCAAGAGAAGTCTTCAATCGAAGTCAAGCCAATAATACAAGCACgaaaataagaaataaaaaCAGTTCCGAATCCAATGTTAGTGAAAGGAATCACGGATCTCCTAAAGTTCCAGGAAAAATGCGATATTTCAACAGGGAAAATTCAAAGATTATGGAAATTAAAGAAGATAACAACAACAACCCAAACAAGGAAGTAGAAGAGAAATCTGAAGAAGAAAAACTAGCAAATTCAGATGGAATAGCTGAAAATGAGAAGCCAGAAAGCATGCCCACAGACAAAGAACCCCAACAGAATACCCAAAAGTTAGAAGACGCATCCTCAGGCAATCAAGAAAATCTAGACCTGaggaaaaacgaaaaacaatCGAGTCGGATTTCATTACTAGGAAACTATTACGAAACGGAACCAGAAAAACCAACGAGTTATCAAGATTTCCGAGAAAACGAACTATACGTAAAAAAACTAGAAAAAAGCAATGAAATTTCTGAACCCAACGAAGAATTATATTCGGAACCTAAATCTTTCGAAGATGCTACAACACGTAGGGAAAATCCAGAGTTTAAATTTCCTCCACCACCTTTTGAAGCTTATGCAAGCATAGATGATCTCACTTCAGATGAAATAACAGAAGATGACGAGTATTTGTATGAAGAACCTGAAGATTTCATATGGCAGAATGAGATATACGAACCATCAATAAACCAAAATGAACAAATAACAAAGATTAAAGATATTAAAAAACCATTTAGAACTGACGTAGACATAGACGATGATTTGTATGAGGAAGTTGATATGGATTTTGTATACAAGAAGTCCATCGAAAGAGGAAAAGACTCTTTTGAAGTTCCAGCAAAACCAAGATCTGAATCAGAGGAATCAGATATGAACATGTACGAAGAGGTTGATTTCAAAGATAATTCTAGAATGCATAGACAAGTTTCTGGTGTACAAATGGAAAATGATCTATATGCTGaaacagaaaaagaaaatcCATTGAAAGATTTCAAATATCACCACCCTAAACATGCAGAAAATGATCGAAAACTAGAAGAAAAAACCAAGAAAGACTCATATAATCAGAGTCACGCTCAAAGTAGGAATGAAGtacaaattgaaaatgatttataTTCAGAGCCAACAAAATTATTCGACAAAGATCAAAAATCAACATTGAATCCTATTGAACAGCGTCCCTCCACCAAAGAATTACAaatagaaaatgaaatatacgCAGAACCTAACCAAGTTTTCGGCAAAATGGTGAGTTTGAAGACCGATAAGACTGAGGTAAAAGATGAAAAACACATCTCTGCCCAAGAATTCCAGATGGAAAATGATTTATACTCTGAACCTAacataatttcagaaaaaacaaaCAAGTTCCAGCGTGAATCTTCAGAAGACGAAGCTTTTTACACTGAGCCCGATTTCAAACCAATATTTTCTAGACAAAATTCACGTACAGAGAAGGGAACTATGGATAAAACATATACTGACAAGCAAAGGAATTTCAAATTTCGTGAAAACGAGTTATATTCTCAGCCCAATTCAGAAGAATTGGATGAGGAACGAAGATCGGTGGAATTCGATGAAGAAATAAACGTTTACGAAGATCCAGACCAGTTGAAGTTGATGTCACAAATaaaggagaagaagaagaagctgCAGAAAAGCGAGGAGTTGAAGAAACAAGACAATTTCATCCAGAGGCTCCTGAAGCAGGTGACGAGGAAGCATGGTGAGAAAAGTGATAAGGGTTCATCTTGCGATAACGCAGATGAAACTTTAGCCTTACTGGCTGATATCCAGGTTCTGCTAGAGAAGAAGAAGCAGTATATT AAAGAGATGGTTACTAGTGGTTCGAAGCCTAACCATAGACGAATATTATCGGAGACCAATGCCACGGTAGAAAACAAAGATAAAT CCTTGATGAGGACATTTTCCATAGGTCTGAACGAGGAATACTCAGTGGTACGAGACTGTATCGGTGACGAGAACGAAGTCATCTACAGCGAGGTGGAGATGATGGACAGGAGCTCAAAAGAGTTAAAAGACATCATTGAAGACCTTTTGAGCAGATACAAGACTAACGAGCAAAAAGAAAGCGATTTTCAGCCATGTACTGAGAAAGATTGA
- the LOC123317290 gene encoding ankyrin repeat domain-containing protein 12-like isoform X4: MVDMSDDSRNSQKITGYLEKRGKLKLMNSWKRYWFVLEGHLLLYYGSKEEYDALSPCKGTITLGPTCTIKPYQSTPSKFQITTRSGCAITLRAESVAEQNKWMQAVYSTVNENQKIDISPTKLCHFRYSTERVDTLATNADQQKSDNIPVPTEAEPSPTRTLEKDEGQLLERLQRIGARSYCENIVSNHQKIVNKTTKPKKLDLTSNDKVLTNEVKSETATVSPRRLQFSPKIPKITEEPTATKEEMVILEDDDYCVCTLDKNEEVEVPKNSPTTSHRSISFSDAREVFNRSQANNTSTKIRNKNSSESNVSERNHGSPKVPGKMRYFNRENSKIMEIKEDNNNNPNKEVEEKSEEEKLANSDGIAENEKPESMPTDKEPQQNTQKLEDASSGNQENLDLRKNEKQSSRISLLGNYYETEPEKPTSYQDFRENELYVKKLEKSNEISEPNEELYSEPKSFEDATTRRENPEFKFPPPPFEAYASIDDLTSDEITEDDEYLYEEPEDFIWQNEIYEPSINQNEQITKIKDIKKPFRTDVDIDDDLYEEVDMDFVYKKSIERGKDSFEVPAKPRSESEESDMNMYEEVDFKDNSRMHRQVSGVQMENDLYAETEKENPLKDFKYHHPKHAENDRKLEEKTKKDSYNQSHAQSRNEVQIENDLYSEPTKLFDKDQKSTLNPIEQRPSTKELQIENEIYAEPNQVFGKMVSLKTDKTEVKDEKHISAQEFQMENDLYSEPNIISEKTNKFQRESSEDEAFYTEPDFKPIFSRQNSRTEKGTMDKTYTDKQRNFKFRENELYSQPNSEELDEERRSVEFDEEINVYEDPDQLKLMSQIKEKKKKLQKSEELKKQDNFIQRLLKQVTRKHGEKSDKGSSCDNADETLALLADIQVLLEKKKQYIKEMVTSGSKPNHRRILSETNATVENKDKSLMRTFSIGLNEEYSVVRDCIGDENEVIYSEVEMMDRSSKELKDIIEDLLSRYKTNEQKESDFQPCTEKD; the protein is encoded by the exons ATG GTTGATATGTCTGATGACTCCAGAAACTCCCAAAAGATCACCGGTTACCTAGAGAAACGCGGGAAATTG AAATTGATGAATTCATGGAAAAGATATTGGTTCGTACTCGAAGGACATCTGCTTCTTTACTACGGCTCCAAAGAAGAATACGATGCTCTATCACCCTGCAAAGGTACCATAACATTGGGCCCCACCTGTACCATAAAACCCTACCAGTCAACCCCTTCCAAATTTCAAATCACGACCAGATCAGGCTGCGCCATAACTTTG AGAGCTGAGTCTGTAGCGGAACAGAACAAATGGATGCAAGCCGTCTATTCCACCGTGAACGAAAACCAGAAGATCGACATAAGTCCAACAAAGCTGTGCCATTTCAGATATTCAACGGAGAGAGTTGACACGTTGGCGACCAATGCTGATCAACAGAAG TCGGATAATATACCAGTTCCTACAGAAGCCGAGCCATCTCCTACGAGAACTTTGGAAAAGGACGAAGGACAACTCCTGGAGAGGTTACAGAGGATTGGCGCCAGATCTTACTGTGAAAACATAGTTTCCAATCACCAGAAGATAGTGAACAAAACCACCAAACCAAAAAAACTAGATTTGACATCGAACGATAAAGTTTTAACGAATGAGGTTAAATCAGAAACTGCAACAGTTTCTCCAAGAAGGCTTCAATTTTCCcccaaaattcccaaaataaCTGAAGAACCAACAGCAACCAAAGAAGAAATGGTGATCCTCGAAGACGATGATTATTGTGTATGTACCCTCGACAAgaatgaagaggttgaagttCCTAAAAACTCACCCACCACATCACACAGAAGCATCAGTTTTTCTGATGCAAGAGAAGTCTTCAATCGAAGTCAAGCCAATAATACAAGCACgaaaataagaaataaaaaCAGTTCCGAATCCAATGTTAGTGAAAGGAATCACGGATCTCCTAAAGTTCCAGGAAAAATGCGATATTTCAACAGGGAAAATTCAAAGATTATGGAAATTAAAGAAGATAACAACAACAACCCAAACAAGGAAGTAGAAGAGAAATCTGAAGAAGAAAAACTAGCAAATTCAGATGGAATAGCTGAAAATGAGAAGCCAGAAAGCATGCCCACAGACAAAGAACCCCAACAGAATACCCAAAAGTTAGAAGACGCATCCTCAGGCAATCAAGAAAATCTAGACCTGaggaaaaacgaaaaacaatCGAGTCGGATTTCATTACTAGGAAACTATTACGAAACGGAACCAGAAAAACCAACGAGTTATCAAGATTTCCGAGAAAACGAACTATACGTAAAAAAACTAGAAAAAAGCAATGAAATTTCTGAACCCAACGAAGAATTATATTCGGAACCTAAATCTTTCGAAGATGCTACAACACGTAGGGAAAATCCAGAGTTTAAATTTCCTCCACCACCTTTTGAAGCTTATGCAAGCATAGATGATCTCACTTCAGATGAAATAACAGAAGATGACGAGTATTTGTATGAAGAACCTGAAGATTTCATATGGCAGAATGAGATATACGAACCATCAATAAACCAAAATGAACAAATAACAAAGATTAAAGATATTAAAAAACCATTTAGAACTGACGTAGACATAGACGATGATTTGTATGAGGAAGTTGATATGGATTTTGTATACAAGAAGTCCATCGAAAGAGGAAAAGACTCTTTTGAAGTTCCAGCAAAACCAAGATCTGAATCAGAGGAATCAGATATGAACATGTACGAAGAGGTTGATTTCAAAGATAATTCTAGAATGCATAGACAAGTTTCTGGTGTACAAATGGAAAATGATCTATATGCTGaaacagaaaaagaaaatcCATTGAAAGATTTCAAATATCACCACCCTAAACATGCAGAAAATGATCGAAAACTAGAAGAAAAAACCAAGAAAGACTCATATAATCAGAGTCACGCTCAAAGTAGGAATGAAGtacaaattgaaaatgatttataTTCAGAGCCAACAAAATTATTCGACAAAGATCAAAAATCAACATTGAATCCTATTGAACAGCGTCCCTCCACCAAAGAATTACAaatagaaaatgaaatatacgCAGAACCTAACCAAGTTTTCGGCAAAATGGTGAGTTTGAAGACCGATAAGACTGAGGTAAAAGATGAAAAACACATCTCTGCCCAAGAATTCCAGATGGAAAATGATTTATACTCTGAACCTAacataatttcagaaaaaacaaaCAAGTTCCAGCGTGAATCTTCAGAAGACGAAGCTTTTTACACTGAGCCCGATTTCAAACCAATATTTTCTAGACAAAATTCACGTACAGAGAAGGGAACTATGGATAAAACATATACTGACAAGCAAAGGAATTTCAAATTTCGTGAAAACGAGTTATATTCTCAGCCCAATTCAGAAGAATTGGATGAGGAACGAAGATCGGTGGAATTCGATGAAGAAATAAACGTTTACGAAGATCCAGACCAGTTGAAGTTGATGTCACAAATaaaggagaagaagaagaagctgCAGAAAAGCGAGGAGTTGAAGAAACAAGACAATTTCATCCAGAGGCTCCTGAAGCAGGTGACGAGGAAGCATGGTGAGAAAAGTGATAAGGGTTCATCTTGCGATAACGCAGATGAAACTTTAGCCTTACTGGCTGATATCCAGGTTCTGCTAGAGAAGAAGAAGCAGTATATT AAAGAGATGGTTACTAGTGGTTCGAAGCCTAACCATAGACGAATATTATCGGAGACCAATGCCACGGTAGAAAACAAAGATAAAT CCTTGATGAGGACATTTTCCATAGGTCTGAACGAGGAATACTCAGTGGTACGAGACTGTATCGGTGACGAGAACGAAGTCATCTACAGCGAGGTGGAGATGATGGACAGGAGCTCAAAAGAGTTAAAAGACATCATTGAAGACCTTTTGAGCAGATACAAGACTAACGAGCAAAAAGAAAGCGATTTTCAGCCATGTACTGAGAAAGATTGA
- the LOC123317290 gene encoding ankyrin repeat domain-containing protein 12-like isoform X2: protein MMFATSCGFRCCGGETEQEEEEVELNKTQVDMSDDSRNSQKITGYLEKRGKLKLMNSWKRYWFVLEGHLLLYYGSKEEYDALSPCKGTITLGPTCTIKPYQSTPSKFQITTRSGCAITLRAESVAEQNKWMQAVYSTVNENQKIDISPTKLCHFRYSTERVDTLATNADQQKSDNIPVPTEAEPSPTRTLEKDEGQLLERLQRIGARSYCENIVSNHQKIVNKTTKPKKLDLTSNDKVLTNEVKSETATVSPRRLQFSPKIPKITEEPTATKEEMVILEDDDYCVCTLDKNEEVEVPKNSPTTSHRSISFSDAREVFNRSQANNTSTKIRNKNSSESNVSERNHGSPKVPGKMRYFNRENSKIMEIKEDNNNNPNKEVEEKSEEEKLANSDGIAENEKPESMPTDKEPQQNTQKLEDASSGNQENLDLRKNEKQSSRISLLGNYYETEPEKPTSYQDFRENELYVKKLEKSNEISEPNEELYSEPKSFEDATTRRENPEFKFPPPPFEAYASIDDLTSDEITEDDEYLYEEPEDFIWQNEIYEPSINQNEQITKIKDIKKPFRTDVDIDDDLYEEVDMDFVYKKSIERGKDSFEVPAKPRSESEESDMNMYEEVDFKDNSRMHRQVSGVQMENDLYAETEKENPLKDFKYHHPKHAENDRKLEEKTKKDSYNQSHAQSRNEVQIENDLYSEPTKLFDKDQKSTLNPIEQRPSTKELQIENEIYAEPNQVFGKMVSLKTDKTEVKDEKHISAQEFQMENDLYSEPNIISEKTNKFQRESSEDEAFYTEPDFKPIFSRQNSRTEKGTMDKTYTDKQRNFKFRENELYSQPNSEELDEERRSVEFDEEINVYEDPDQLKLMSQIKEKKKKLQKSEELKKQDNFIQRLLKQVTRKHGEKSDKGSSCDNADETLALLADIQVLLEKKKQYIKEMVTSGSKPNHRRILSETNATVENKDKCLNEEYSVVRDCIGDENEVIYSEVEMMDRSSKELKDIIEDLLSRYKTNEQKESDFQPCTEKD, encoded by the exons ATGATGTTCGCTACCAGTTGTGGATTCAGATGCTGTGGTGGTGAAACCgagcaagaagaagaagaagtcgAATTGAACAAGACTCAG GTTGATATGTCTGATGACTCCAGAAACTCCCAAAAGATCACCGGTTACCTAGAGAAACGCGGGAAATTG AAATTGATGAATTCATGGAAAAGATATTGGTTCGTACTCGAAGGACATCTGCTTCTTTACTACGGCTCCAAAGAAGAATACGATGCTCTATCACCCTGCAAAGGTACCATAACATTGGGCCCCACCTGTACCATAAAACCCTACCAGTCAACCCCTTCCAAATTTCAAATCACGACCAGATCAGGCTGCGCCATAACTTTG AGAGCTGAGTCTGTAGCGGAACAGAACAAATGGATGCAAGCCGTCTATTCCACCGTGAACGAAAACCAGAAGATCGACATAAGTCCAACAAAGCTGTGCCATTTCAGATATTCAACGGAGAGAGTTGACACGTTGGCGACCAATGCTGATCAACAGAAG TCGGATAATATACCAGTTCCTACAGAAGCCGAGCCATCTCCTACGAGAACTTTGGAAAAGGACGAAGGACAACTCCTGGAGAGGTTACAGAGGATTGGCGCCAGATCTTACTGTGAAAACATAGTTTCCAATCACCAGAAGATAGTGAACAAAACCACCAAACCAAAAAAACTAGATTTGACATCGAACGATAAAGTTTTAACGAATGAGGTTAAATCAGAAACTGCAACAGTTTCTCCAAGAAGGCTTCAATTTTCCcccaaaattcccaaaataaCTGAAGAACCAACAGCAACCAAAGAAGAAATGGTGATCCTCGAAGACGATGATTATTGTGTATGTACCCTCGACAAgaatgaagaggttgaagttCCTAAAAACTCACCCACCACATCACACAGAAGCATCAGTTTTTCTGATGCAAGAGAAGTCTTCAATCGAAGTCAAGCCAATAATACAAGCACgaaaataagaaataaaaaCAGTTCCGAATCCAATGTTAGTGAAAGGAATCACGGATCTCCTAAAGTTCCAGGAAAAATGCGATATTTCAACAGGGAAAATTCAAAGATTATGGAAATTAAAGAAGATAACAACAACAACCCAAACAAGGAAGTAGAAGAGAAATCTGAAGAAGAAAAACTAGCAAATTCAGATGGAATAGCTGAAAATGAGAAGCCAGAAAGCATGCCCACAGACAAAGAACCCCAACAGAATACCCAAAAGTTAGAAGACGCATCCTCAGGCAATCAAGAAAATCTAGACCTGaggaaaaacgaaaaacaatCGAGTCGGATTTCATTACTAGGAAACTATTACGAAACGGAACCAGAAAAACCAACGAGTTATCAAGATTTCCGAGAAAACGAACTATACGTAAAAAAACTAGAAAAAAGCAATGAAATTTCTGAACCCAACGAAGAATTATATTCGGAACCTAAATCTTTCGAAGATGCTACAACACGTAGGGAAAATCCAGAGTTTAAATTTCCTCCACCACCTTTTGAAGCTTATGCAAGCATAGATGATCTCACTTCAGATGAAATAACAGAAGATGACGAGTATTTGTATGAAGAACCTGAAGATTTCATATGGCAGAATGAGATATACGAACCATCAATAAACCAAAATGAACAAATAACAAAGATTAAAGATATTAAAAAACCATTTAGAACTGACGTAGACATAGACGATGATTTGTATGAGGAAGTTGATATGGATTTTGTATACAAGAAGTCCATCGAAAGAGGAAAAGACTCTTTTGAAGTTCCAGCAAAACCAAGATCTGAATCAGAGGAATCAGATATGAACATGTACGAAGAGGTTGATTTCAAAGATAATTCTAGAATGCATAGACAAGTTTCTGGTGTACAAATGGAAAATGATCTATATGCTGaaacagaaaaagaaaatcCATTGAAAGATTTCAAATATCACCACCCTAAACATGCAGAAAATGATCGAAAACTAGAAGAAAAAACCAAGAAAGACTCATATAATCAGAGTCACGCTCAAAGTAGGAATGAAGtacaaattgaaaatgatttataTTCAGAGCCAACAAAATTATTCGACAAAGATCAAAAATCAACATTGAATCCTATTGAACAGCGTCCCTCCACCAAAGAATTACAaatagaaaatgaaatatacgCAGAACCTAACCAAGTTTTCGGCAAAATGGTGAGTTTGAAGACCGATAAGACTGAGGTAAAAGATGAAAAACACATCTCTGCCCAAGAATTCCAGATGGAAAATGATTTATACTCTGAACCTAacataatttcagaaaaaacaaaCAAGTTCCAGCGTGAATCTTCAGAAGACGAAGCTTTTTACACTGAGCCCGATTTCAAACCAATATTTTCTAGACAAAATTCACGTACAGAGAAGGGAACTATGGATAAAACATATACTGACAAGCAAAGGAATTTCAAATTTCGTGAAAACGAGTTATATTCTCAGCCCAATTCAGAAGAATTGGATGAGGAACGAAGATCGGTGGAATTCGATGAAGAAATAAACGTTTACGAAGATCCAGACCAGTTGAAGTTGATGTCACAAATaaaggagaagaagaagaagctgCAGAAAAGCGAGGAGTTGAAGAAACAAGACAATTTCATCCAGAGGCTCCTGAAGCAGGTGACGAGGAAGCATGGTGAGAAAAGTGATAAGGGTTCATCTTGCGATAACGCAGATGAAACTTTAGCCTTACTGGCTGATATCCAGGTTCTGCTAGAGAAGAAGAAGCAGTATATT AAAGAGATGGTTACTAGTGGTTCGAAGCCTAACCATAGACGAATATTATCGGAGACCAATGCCACGGTAGAAAACAAAGATAAAT GTCTGAACGAGGAATACTCAGTGGTACGAGACTGTATCGGTGACGAGAACGAAGTCATCTACAGCGAGGTGGAGATGATGGACAGGAGCTCAAAAGAGTTAAAAGACATCATTGAAGACCTTTTGAGCAGATACAAGACTAACGAGCAAAAAGAAAGCGATTTTCAGCCATGTACTGAGAAAGATTGA